A single genomic interval of Microbacterium sp. LWO14-1.2 harbors:
- a CDS encoding amidohydrolase family protein produces the protein MAVTTTRTISGRDVATGAGVRVVVEGARVTAVERGGPATGPWIAPGFVDLQVNGFGGHDVNAEVLEPSAISAITAALAGRGVTTWVPTVITGTEEQITARLDAVTAARKDDPAVAAAVPFVHVEGPFLSSIDGPRGVHDPAAIRPIDADEVHRWTAHGEVGYVTLSPHDDDAPVQIARIVAHGVAVAIGHTHADPARITRAVEAGATLSTHLGNGISAELPRHPNPIWTQLADERLRCGLIGDGHHLPAETFVAMTRALGPERAFLVSDAVELAGAAPGRHRTTVGGEVLLTADGRLSYPDTGYLAGSAMSLADCVRWVTATPLGLATAVRMATELPGRIVGDLTGGVFDAGRLAAGSPADIVILDDEGRVVETIAGGRTVA, from the coding sequence GTGGCTGTGACGACGACGCGCACGATCAGCGGACGGGACGTCGCGACCGGTGCCGGTGTGCGGGTGGTGGTCGAGGGCGCGCGGGTGACGGCGGTCGAGCGCGGCGGTCCTGCGACGGGGCCGTGGATCGCACCGGGGTTCGTGGATCTGCAGGTCAACGGCTTCGGCGGCCACGACGTCAATGCCGAGGTCCTCGAGCCCTCCGCGATCTCGGCGATCACGGCGGCGCTCGCCGGCCGCGGCGTGACGACCTGGGTGCCCACGGTGATCACCGGCACCGAGGAGCAGATCACCGCGCGCCTCGACGCCGTGACCGCGGCGAGGAAGGACGACCCCGCCGTCGCGGCCGCTGTGCCTTTCGTGCACGTCGAAGGACCGTTCCTCTCGTCGATCGACGGGCCGCGCGGTGTGCACGACCCCGCTGCGATCCGTCCGATCGACGCCGACGAGGTGCACCGCTGGACCGCACACGGCGAGGTGGGCTACGTCACCCTCTCGCCGCACGACGACGACGCCCCCGTCCAGATCGCCCGGATCGTCGCCCACGGGGTGGCGGTGGCGATCGGGCACACGCACGCCGACCCCGCGCGCATCACCCGGGCGGTCGAGGCGGGCGCGACGCTGTCGACCCACCTCGGCAACGGCATCTCGGCGGAGCTTCCTCGGCATCCCAATCCGATCTGGACCCAACTCGCCGACGAGAGACTGCGGTGCGGCCTCATCGGCGACGGGCACCACCTCCCCGCCGAGACCTTCGTCGCGATGACGCGCGCGCTCGGCCCTGAGCGGGCGTTCCTCGTGTCGGATGCCGTGGAGCTCGCCGGGGCCGCACCCGGACGCCACCGCACGACCGTCGGCGGCGAGGTGCTGCTCACCGCGGATGGACGACTGTCGTATCCCGACACCGGCTACCTGGCCGGATCGGCGATGAGCCTCGCGGACTGCGTCCGCTGGGTGACAGCCACTCCCCTGGGCCTCGCGACTGCGGTGCGGATGGCGACGGAGCTGCCGGGGCGCATCGTCGGCGACCTCACCGGTGGCGTGTTCGATGCGGGGCGTCTGGCGGCGGGATCGCCGGCGGACATCGTCATCCTCGATGATGAGGGAAGGGTCGTCGAGACGATCGCGGGAGGAAGGACGGTCGCGTGA
- a CDS encoding sugar isomerase domain-containing protein, with the protein MSELADEYFDAVTGLMARIRAEERESVAAAADVLAAQIARDRLVHVYGPGGHSNLASQEVFFRAGGLMHVSAILDEGTLLSSGALRSMAVERLPGYGRIVIERAGIGDGDVLVLVNAYGINAALIDAALTARERGANVIGVSSRAHAEQTAEQHPARHPSHANLHDVVDVHIDTKVPIGDAVVQVPGAVEKSGATSTFANAFTMNWLMLETLALLGATGDEVPMWRSGNAPGGDEANARFIDRFQGRVSWL; encoded by the coding sequence ATGAGTGAGCTGGCCGACGAGTACTTCGACGCCGTGACCGGCCTGATGGCGCGCATCCGCGCCGAGGAGAGGGAGAGTGTCGCCGCCGCAGCCGACGTGCTCGCAGCGCAGATCGCCCGGGACCGCCTCGTGCACGTCTACGGTCCCGGCGGACACTCGAACCTCGCCAGCCAGGAGGTGTTCTTCCGGGCAGGCGGGCTGATGCACGTCTCCGCGATCCTCGACGAGGGGACGCTCCTCTCATCGGGCGCGCTGCGGTCGATGGCGGTCGAGCGGCTGCCCGGCTATGGACGGATCGTGATCGAGCGCGCGGGCATCGGCGACGGCGACGTGCTCGTCCTCGTGAACGCGTACGGCATCAACGCGGCGCTCATCGACGCCGCGCTGACGGCCCGCGAGCGCGGAGCGAACGTGATCGGCGTCTCGTCGCGCGCGCACGCCGAGCAGACGGCGGAGCAGCATCCCGCCCGGCATCCGTCGCACGCGAACCTGCACGACGTGGTCGACGTGCACATCGACACGAAGGTCCCGATCGGCGACGCTGTCGTCCAGGTGCCGGGCGCCGTCGAGAAGTCGGGGGCGACCTCGACGTTCGCCAACGCCTTCACGATGAACTGGCTCATGCTCGAGACGCTCGCCCTGCTCGGGGCGACCGGCGACGAGGTGCCCATGTGGCGGTCGGGCAATGCGCCGGGGGGCGATGAGGCGAACGCCCGCTTCATCGACAGGTTCCAGGGCCGGGTGTCGTGGCTGTGA
- a CDS encoding 6-phosphogluconolactonase → MTSPSTTLHPIAVHRHDDPRALGEAAGTQAAELIAEAIAARGSARVMLAAAPSQAATLERLASADLDFSRVVFFHMDDYIGLPSDAPQGFGNWLDAHFLSRLAAAPVFHRIDTSLVAAESAAAYAAVMGDELFDVTLCGLGVNGHLAFNDPPADFADPLAARPVSLDDTSRQQQVDEGHFPDLDAVPAQAITVTIPRLLAARHIVCSVPGAQKQRAVTETLRRDPDPMFPGTALHTHPDVHLFVDADSAPEDDPHE, encoded by the coding sequence ATGACGTCCCCGTCCACCACCCTCCACCCCATCGCCGTGCATCGTCACGACGACCCCCGCGCTCTCGGCGAGGCCGCCGGCACGCAGGCCGCGGAGCTCATCGCCGAGGCGATCGCCGCGCGAGGATCGGCGCGAGTGATGCTCGCCGCCGCTCCGTCGCAGGCAGCCACGCTCGAGCGGCTGGCGTCCGCCGATCTCGACTTCTCGCGAGTCGTGTTCTTCCACATGGACGACTACATCGGTCTGCCGTCGGATGCTCCTCAGGGATTCGGCAACTGGCTCGATGCGCACTTCCTCTCCCGTCTCGCCGCGGCACCCGTGTTCCATCGCATCGACACGTCTCTCGTCGCTGCGGAGAGCGCAGCGGCCTACGCCGCCGTCATGGGCGATGAGCTCTTCGACGTCACGCTGTGCGGGCTGGGCGTGAACGGCCACCTGGCGTTCAACGATCCGCCGGCCGACTTCGCCGATCCGCTCGCCGCACGTCCGGTCAGCCTCGACGACACCTCGCGGCAGCAGCAGGTCGACGAAGGGCATTTCCCGGACCTCGACGCCGTCCCGGCACAGGCGATCACCGTCACGATCCCACGATTGCTCGCCGCGCGGCATATCGTGTGCAGCGTGCCCGGTGCCCAGAAGCAGCGCGCAGTGACCGAGACGCTGCGCCGCGACCCCGACCCGATGTTCCCCGGGACGGCGCTGCACACCCACCCCGACGTGCACCTCTTCGTCGACGCTGATTCCGCCCCGGAGGACGACCCGCATGAGTGA
- a CDS encoding AGE family epimerase/isomerase has translation MRETDTRWGEHLVTTVLPWWERAVRPGGGVFTCYSNDGERVSDELYTWSQGRWAWLAAELADEAVAGRIPVDAELWRRRSIETADLLSRHALLGDGTTAFRLTAEGVPLPSGAAGERATSVFADLFAALGLAGALRMLDDGDDRREAWLSHAEQLLETARRSIANGTAASEPYPVPHGYSDLAGPMTLVHTASELLRAAPRSETALAVRDHALSVLTTDFLGAGEWWEFRPADPRDAHTLLARHRTPGHLLELTWMLLHARDQGLARGDLDAAHAPGAEQLAALARRAVEIGEDTEHGGMLRYVDGGGGPPTGIRSDRPERYEDLVTRTWDTKLWWVHVESLYATALIADRTDDPMLALAAARLDDYTFRIFPDPAGAEWLQIRDRAGEPLGEVVALPVKDPFHIARSLLLLHRLASKNDTGE, from the coding sequence ATGCGTGAGACCGACACTCGCTGGGGGGAGCACCTCGTCACGACGGTGCTCCCCTGGTGGGAGCGGGCGGTCCGCCCGGGCGGCGGGGTGTTCACGTGCTACTCCAACGACGGTGAGCGCGTCAGCGACGAGCTCTACACGTGGTCGCAGGGGCGCTGGGCGTGGCTCGCGGCCGAACTCGCCGACGAGGCGGTCGCCGGCCGCATCCCCGTCGACGCGGAGCTGTGGCGCCGCCGGTCGATCGAGACCGCCGATCTCCTCAGCCGGCACGCGCTGCTGGGTGACGGCACGACGGCGTTCCGTCTCACCGCCGAGGGGGTTCCGCTGCCCAGCGGTGCGGCGGGCGAACGCGCCACGAGCGTCTTCGCCGACCTGTTCGCCGCACTCGGCCTCGCGGGAGCTCTGCGGATGCTCGACGACGGCGACGACCGCAGGGAGGCGTGGCTGTCGCACGCCGAGCAGCTGCTGGAGACCGCGCGCCGATCCATCGCGAACGGCACGGCTGCGAGCGAGCCTTATCCCGTGCCGCACGGGTACTCCGATCTCGCCGGACCGATGACCCTCGTGCACACCGCGTCCGAACTGCTGCGCGCGGCGCCGCGGAGCGAGACGGCGCTGGCCGTCCGCGACCACGCGCTGTCAGTGCTGACGACGGACTTCCTCGGGGCCGGCGAGTGGTGGGAGTTCCGCCCGGCGGATCCGCGCGACGCGCACACGCTGCTCGCCCGCCACCGCACGCCGGGGCACCTGCTCGAACTCACCTGGATGCTGCTGCATGCCCGCGACCAGGGCCTGGCGCGCGGAGACCTCGACGCCGCGCACGCGCCGGGCGCCGAGCAGCTCGCGGCCCTCGCACGCCGCGCTGTCGAGATCGGCGAGGACACCGAGCACGGCGGGATGCTGCGGTACGTCGACGGTGGAGGCGGGCCGCCCACCGGCATCCGATCCGACCGTCCCGAACGATACGAGGATCTCGTCACGCGCACGTGGGACACGAAGCTGTGGTGGGTGCACGTCGAATCGCTCTACGCCACGGCTCTGATCGCCGACCGCACCGATGACCCGATGCTGGCGCTGGCGGCGGCGCGGCTCGACGACTACACGTTCCGGATCTTCCCCGATCCCGCGGGAGCCGAATGGCTGCAGATCAGGGATCGCGCGGGAGAACCCCTCGGCGAGGTCGTCGCGCTGCCGGTCAAGGACCCCTTCCACATCGCACGCAGCCTGCTGCTGCTCCACCGCCTCGCCTCGAAGAACGACACAGGAGAATGA
- a CDS encoding sodium:solute symporter family protein, which yields MGVLDWIVVALYFLVMIAIGVYAKSRIKDAADFFVAGGKIPWWLTGISHHMSGYSAAVFVGYAALAYTTGFAVYVWWALSITIACGLGAWLFAPRWPRLRERLGIISPLEYVAKRFNVPTEQVLAWSGVGLKVFDVAAKWSASAILLQVFAGVPIGWGILLVGGVTMIYSTIGGVWADVLTDFGQFIIQLVAAVALAVAVMMHLDGFSTIWTMWDELPAGHSDPFAGTLTVPFFLAYILISTMSYNGGTWNLAMRMISTPNGREARRSMIFSGALYLIWPLVLFFPMWAAPLLMPNLEDPSQSYALLVDNLLPTGLVGLVLVGMFSHTMAMTSSDSNAIASVVVRDIIPMFRKGRSFLPSKTELLFSRFITFLFITGSMVIALTSDSFGGVLGLLILWFGALVGPVAVPMLLGMLPWFRRSGSAAALISTALGLVTFALNRWAWPGWVESMGVNAQAWTVATPVVISLVSFIVIGFIRSEESVETDELIDSIASDAPSRPAADSPTVAQRTAGVADA from the coding sequence ATGGGTGTGCTCGACTGGATCGTCGTCGCGCTGTATTTCCTCGTGATGATCGCAATCGGCGTCTACGCCAAATCCCGCATCAAAGACGCCGCCGACTTCTTCGTCGCCGGCGGCAAGATCCCCTGGTGGCTCACCGGGATCTCGCATCACATGTCCGGATACTCCGCAGCGGTCTTCGTGGGGTACGCCGCTCTGGCCTACACGACCGGCTTCGCGGTCTACGTGTGGTGGGCGCTCAGCATCACGATCGCCTGCGGTCTCGGTGCGTGGCTGTTCGCGCCGCGCTGGCCCCGTCTGCGCGAGCGTCTGGGCATCATCTCCCCGCTCGAGTACGTCGCCAAGCGGTTCAACGTGCCCACCGAGCAGGTCCTCGCGTGGTCCGGTGTCGGCCTCAAGGTCTTCGACGTCGCCGCGAAGTGGAGCGCCTCCGCGATCCTCCTGCAGGTGTTCGCCGGAGTCCCGATCGGCTGGGGCATCCTCCTCGTCGGCGGTGTGACGATGATCTACTCGACGATCGGCGGCGTGTGGGCCGACGTCCTCACCGACTTCGGCCAGTTCATCATCCAGCTCGTCGCGGCCGTCGCGCTCGCCGTCGCGGTGATGATGCACCTCGACGGCTTCTCGACGATCTGGACGATGTGGGACGAGCTCCCGGCCGGGCACTCCGATCCGTTCGCCGGAACGCTCACCGTGCCGTTCTTCCTCGCCTACATCCTGATCTCGACGATGTCGTACAACGGCGGCACGTGGAACCTCGCCATGCGCATGATCTCCACGCCGAACGGCCGCGAGGCCCGTCGATCCATGATCTTCTCGGGCGCGCTGTACCTCATCTGGCCCCTGGTGCTCTTCTTCCCGATGTGGGCAGCGCCGCTGCTCATGCCGAACCTCGAGGACCCGAGCCAGTCGTACGCGCTCCTCGTCGACAACCTGCTGCCGACGGGCCTCGTCGGCCTGGTGCTGGTCGGCATGTTCAGCCACACCATGGCCATGACGTCGTCGGACTCCAACGCGATCGCCTCGGTCGTCGTGCGCGACATCATCCCGATGTTCCGCAAGGGGCGCAGCTTCCTGCCGTCCAAGACAGAGCTGCTGTTCAGCCGCTTCATCACCTTCCTGTTCATCACGGGATCCATGGTGATCGCGCTCACCAGCGACTCGTTCGGCGGCGTGCTCGGCCTCCTGATCCTCTGGTTCGGTGCCCTGGTCGGCCCCGTCGCCGTGCCGATGCTGCTCGGCATGCTGCCCTGGTTCCGTCGTTCCGGCTCGGCGGCAGCGCTGATCTCGACCGCCCTCGGACTCGTGACCTTCGCCCTGAACCGCTGGGCGTGGCCGGGCTGGGTCGAGTCGATGGGCGTCAACGCGCAGGCGTGGACCGTGGCGACCCCCGTCGTGATCTCGCTCGTCTCGTTCATCGTGATCGGCTTCATCCGCTCGGAGGAATCCGTCGAGACCGATGAACTGATCGACTCGATCGCCTCGGATGCTCCGTCGCGGCCGGCCGCGGACTCGCCGACGGTCGCACAGCGGACTGCGGGTGTGGCGGATGCGTGA
- a CDS encoding mannitol dehydrogenase family protein, giving the protein MTGTPTTDRRVAHLGLGAFHRAHQAWYTEHAHDDWRITAFTGRRPDAARLLAAQRFAYTLIERAADGDTAETIRSISAAVPGDDARAWLDTIADPRTGVLTLTVTEPGYAVDAGPPARIAAGLSARRASGAGAIAIVSCDNLPGNGRMLRDAVLAHARADAAWITENVAFVDTVVDRITPATTPADVEAARELTGVSDPAVVVTEPFTEWILHGEFPAGRPAWDAAGARFVDDVAPYEERKLWLLNAGHTLLAASGRLDGYETVSEAFADDALRDAVEALWTEQRAVIDLPPEDLDPWLDDLRIRFANPRIAHRLDQISRDSAAKVPVRILAPLRRRREAGLGGGEAQRAAVGSWIRSLLELPPPDRTTLDVARMLEPLSDGERIDTVIAHLTPRPHQNPQGDTK; this is encoded by the coding sequence GTGACCGGCACCCCGACGACCGACCGGCGCGTCGCCCACCTCGGCCTCGGTGCCTTCCATCGCGCGCATCAGGCGTGGTACACCGAGCACGCCCACGACGACTGGCGCATCACCGCCTTCACCGGCCGTCGCCCCGACGCCGCACGACTGCTCGCGGCTCAGCGGTTCGCCTACACCCTCATCGAGCGCGCCGCCGACGGCGACACCGCCGAGACCATCCGCTCGATCTCCGCGGCGGTCCCCGGCGACGACGCGCGGGCCTGGCTCGACACCATCGCCGACCCGCGCACGGGAGTGCTCACCCTCACGGTGACCGAGCCCGGCTACGCGGTCGACGCCGGTCCTCCTGCTCGGATCGCCGCCGGTCTGTCCGCGAGGCGGGCGTCCGGAGCGGGAGCGATCGCGATCGTCAGCTGCGACAACCTGCCCGGTAACGGCCGGATGCTGCGCGACGCCGTCCTCGCGCACGCGCGCGCGGACGCCGCCTGGATCACCGAGAACGTGGCGTTCGTCGACACCGTCGTCGACCGCATCACCCCGGCCACGACGCCCGCGGACGTCGAGGCCGCGCGGGAGCTGACCGGCGTCTCCGACCCCGCCGTCGTCGTGACCGAGCCCTTCACGGAATGGATCCTGCACGGGGAGTTCCCTGCGGGGCGCCCCGCCTGGGATGCCGCGGGGGCGCGCTTCGTCGACGACGTCGCTCCCTACGAGGAGCGCAAGCTCTGGCTGCTGAACGCCGGGCACACCCTGCTCGCGGCATCCGGTCGCCTCGACGGCTACGAGACCGTGAGCGAGGCGTTCGCCGACGATGCGCTGCGCGACGCGGTCGAGGCGCTGTGGACGGAGCAGCGTGCGGTCATCGATCTCCCGCCGGAGGATCTCGATCCCTGGCTCGACGACCTCCGCATCCGGTTCGCGAACCCCCGCATCGCCCACCGTCTCGACCAGATCAGCCGCGACAGCGCCGCGAAGGTGCCGGTGCGCATCCTCGCACCGCTGCGCCGACGGAGGGAGGCGGGCCTCGGCGGCGGAGAAGCGCAGCGCGCCGCCGTCGGCTCCTGGATCCGCTCGCTCCTCGAACTCCCACCGCCCGACCGGACCACGCTCGATGTCGCTCGCATGCTCGAACCCCTCTCCG